Genomic DNA from Limanda limanda chromosome 8, fLimLim1.1, whole genome shotgun sequence:
TTCCACTGTATGTGCAGTAGAAAATTATCTTGTTCCTTATTTTCTTGgcccttaaaggttcagtgtataCGATTTAGGTGCAAAGGATCTATTTTCAGaaataaatatctaaaataatcctagtgatgtgaTTCAGTAGGTcttttatatttagatatttcatatttaaatactttttacaTCAGAagagggtcctctctacggaggcatCCATGTCTTTTAcggtagcccagactggacaaactaaacaccttttgagtttttatgaaaaactGAAGCTTCCACAGGTCTTCTTTCATTTTTGGAAGGCGAGTACGAGATTAGGGGTATTCAACTGCAACATGcgacttcaccactagatgtcactaaatcatATACACTGAACCTATAAGTGCAAATCACAAAACTATtctcaaaacacaacaacaaataacaaaacacacacagcatctcCTTATGTGTCTATCAGTGACGAGCCGTGTCAATATTTAATTTCCTATCTTCACTATTAGAATGTAATaccattgtgttttctttgttatttttttccgtTGTGTTTTCCACTTCAGGGCCACCATACTCATCTTGTTTGGTTTGGTTATAGGTGTGAGCTTCCAAAAAGACCCGTTGAGCAGTTGTTAAGGTCGGCGGTGCAGCCTGCGGCCTCACCCACACTGGGTGCATGGGAGATGTGGCTGGTGAACAAAGCCAAAAAGGATCGACTCGAACTGGAAAAGAAAGCCGAGAAGGTCAGCCACTGGTTCACATTATTTCTGTCACTGTAAAGGAACAgcagtgttttcctctttttgtttgaGTGTTTACCATCTTTATTCCTCCACACTATCTGAATGTTTAAGTCAAACTTTTTGTACACTATTAATTAGGAGGGCTTActtaaggaaaaacaaaaacaagaagaaaggGAGCGTGAGCGGAAAAAGAAGGTCATGGAAGAGAAGATCCAAGAGTGGCTTAAGATCAAAACAGATCAGGTACAGTTTTCTTTAAACTCAACACAATCACAGTTTCTCACAGTTTCAACAGTATTGCCAGCGTTATCTACGTTAGTCATTTCTCTAATCTGTTCTCTTCTTCCAATTCCAGGAGAAACATGAGCAGCTTGTGAAAcagtggaaggaggaggaggagatgcagtgGCGGTTGGAAAATCAGAGGGAGATTGAACAGAAAGCTCAGCTGAAGTACAGAGCCTGGCTGCAGAAGAAGAACCGagaaaaagtagaaaaagaaaaacaggagaaagTAATGCAGACCTTTAGTAGTCATTTTACTATTTTTATAAAGAAAGTCTTTTGACGTGAGAGATGATtggatgtttttgtctttttacagGAGGAAGCTGaactgaaggaggagcaggaaaaaGAGCGCCGCAAGAGGGCAGAGCAGAAGTTTAAGGAATGGGTGACGGCGACCAATGAAAAAAGCAGAACAGTTCCCAAATCACCTTGCTGCCCTACTACAAGTAATGTCATTCAGTCATGTGGGAAGTAGTAACTGtgattaatcatttaaaaatgttttgaaaccCTACAACTGATACAAATCTAGCTTTGGGTTTTTTAATGCAGTTTATAACCAGcggcaaaatacattttctatgtTGGTTACACACTGTAAATGTGATCCTAGCTTGTCAGTTTCTTTTCCCTTGTGGATCCCTGGTATTTATGAATATGTTATCGGTTTGATTCCCTCCAGGTCCCTATGACAAAACCTACCCATCACCCAGCTACGTCAATCCCATCCCATGGAAGCCGATTCACACACCACCTCCAGAGACATCACTGAAGAAGACCACTGGGAATAAACctcagaaacaaagaaaaaaccaGCAAAGCTCCAGGACGACTTATAGACTTAGAAATGTGGTGAGTGCTGCACAGATGCTGCCGGGGAGAtgacacagcagagtctgtgaCACTGCAGCTTTGTTTCGGTTCAACCACAGCTCCTGAACTGACACCATGATGAGTCACAGCAGGATTTCTGTTCTCTAATATGGTAATCGAGACATGGTCCATCATGTCCTGTTGACGTTTTTCATTATTGTCTTTGAATTATACACCGGAGCAATTTGTTGAATGCATTTAATGTAAAGTTTAAGTAATTATACTGTTGAATATTCAGGTTTTAGTATGTTTACATGATTTAAACATGATCTAACCCAACAGATGTTAATAGGTTGTTCTGATACTTTGATCAGCTTTCATATTCTAAGATGGCTACAGCCACATCACCCTATCTTATTCTCGCTCTGTATAAATTAACAAAGCTTGTTATTGCAATAAATAGACTATAAACATCTCCCCTGGGCTtgtgtcctcttcttcttttgttctgTCACTGGGTGGTCAGCAGAACCACATGTCAGCCACACCACACAAAGACGCTGGCTCTCGGTCACAGCCAAAGATAGATAAACCCGGCGTGGCCCAGAGcccctcacactcacacattgttCTGTTGTGCCTTGCTCTTCAGTGGGCTGAGATGACGACAGAAACAAGTgagggggtggagggagagagaagcagaggagagaggttcAGATTCAAAGCAGAACGCTCGCTCTGTGTTTAAGCATCTCGCACTGAAGCCGGAGGTAAAATGATCACCTTATTCCTCAATGACTGTGTTTAACTGCTTGCCCtgtgtttcctttttgtcttttgtgtgaTGGACGTTCCTCCaggtctctgtctgctgctgaggaaTGTGTTGACAGGAGTCAGTGAGTGGGCTCATAATGAGGACGCTGATTATGTTGGACACTCTTTAAATGCACAACGAAACATTGCGGGGGTGCaaaggacacattctaatacaAAGACCTCAGGTGTTTATGTTCTGCCGGCAGTACTTTGACTGTGGGAGTGGTTTGAGATGTTTGCTCAGGAGAGTTTGCACATTGAGTCTTGTAAGCAGAACTGTGCTTAAAGAGTTAAGCTTGTGTTCCAACAACGCCTCCAGCATTTTGGCTCTGTGTACAATTCAACCAGCTGACACAAATTATgtcttgtttcctcctcttccaggtATTGTGTCCCTTTCCGCAGcctgaggagacaaacatcCATATCCCAAGATGCAGTTGTGCAGGTGGGCCGGCAGCTGGAGATCACACCTACCAGGACAGGTAGGAGGCGTGGCTTACAGTTGCAGAATGAAAGTGAGAGGTGCAGAGGGCCGAGTGACTGACAGTCTAAAGGGCAGAAATAGAGATTACACTTGTTAGGACTTGAACAATGTGGTGGATAGTGTAACGTAGACATGGAAACGAAGATGCCGGGTTTTACTtgttttttgaatttgaatcCTCTGTTATGAGATAAGTATGTTTATTTGTTGCTGATTAGGACCGACTGCAGCTGTAGCAGTTTTAATTATTCATCttatagtttttttcttttttatacgTCTGACCTGGATACCTTTCACCTGAGATTCACCCATTCGAGCCTCATGGACtgttctgctccagctgcttcttTTTCTAACAAGGATGTGACTGCTGTCTCTGTAAATAGTCTAATTTGTTATTGACACAACTTGGAAGGAACCCGTTCTGTTGCATACAGGCATAGAGGTCCTGGATCCAGAGTTTCAGCctcagttttgtgtgtgtttgtgtatattctTCCCTTCAACCATGCAGTCTGCAGGACCGGAGATTGAGGATTCCTTtgactttctttttaaaatcatcCTCATTGGGGACTCGGATGTGGGGAAGACGTGCGTGGTTCAGAGATTCAAATCTGGCATTTTCATCGAAAAGCAGCAAAACACCATCGGGGTCGACTTTACTGTTCGTACCTTGGACATCGATGGCAAGAAAATCAAGGTAAGTAGATGTGTTTGTTATTACATATGTTTGCAAACCTGAGTCCAGTTTGCTTCAGACATATGGTGCTACTGCACAATCATTTTCACAGGTATAAAGTCattaaaatgtgcatttttatgaatatatattCACGAAAAACATGCATGTGAGATGTATCTGTACTTACTTTAGTCTTTAAGTAAATAGTACGTCTGCTTGTTTCAGTTGATCAGTGTTTTTCCTACGTTAGTAAGAGGAGTGGCTGCTCCTTTAAATGACACCATCTCTGTGTTAGCTTTCTGGGTGTGTTAACTTGTTAACTGCCTGTCATGCTAATGAGGGGCTCTGTTGACATGAGCAGTTCACAAAAATGTTTAACTCTACATTTCctctaatataatataataactgtatataaatacttttttgttgcTCTTAGACCCACAGTTTGCAGCCTCTTTAGTTACACTGGAatggtgtgttttatttgtgtgttatcACAGATGCAGGTGTGGGACACAGCCGGACAGGAGCGTTTCCGTACCATAACACAGAGCTACTACCGCAGTGCACATGGGGCGATGGTGGCCTACGACATCAGCCGCCGCAACACGTTTGAATCCGTCCCCCACTGGATCAGGGAGGTGGAGCAGTACGGAGCTTCCAGCGTGGTCCTGATACTCATAGGTGAGAAGAAATAAAAGTTGTCAGTCAGTGTGGTTCCCAGAgcttgtttcctcctcagccttGTCAGATGAGCTCTAGTGACCCACCCATGATGCTCTATGTGCTCCTTCACTCAGAATGGACAGTGCCTCGGCTGGGTCTCGTTTTGAAATTTGCATTTGTACCGATTGTGCACGTTTAAAGCTGAATGTTTCATTCACTAACTCACTACTTTCCACTGATGCACTCTGCgctccagcaggtggcgatgTTCATGTGTTACAGCTGTGGTTTGAAGTTTACAGGCTATGGTTGCAGTAAATATACAAAAGATCAGACTCTGGTGATGCTAGTGACACATTGAGTTGTAGCTATTTTAATAATTGTTTGATTGTTTAGACAAATCTTTTTTCGCACTCTTTGAGGGACATGTGTCCATTGTTGGAATTCCCTGCAATATACCAAAAACACATCAATTACACGCAAATATTTTGGAacttcagtgttttatttgaaagttTTGGTTTGACCTGTGGAGATGTGGTTCTATCAGCTGTACTTGCTCCCCACGATACAGCATAATTTTTCAAGTCAAAATTCTGAACACTGCCAGTTTCTAAAATGTGAGAATTTGATGCTTTTCTTTCTATATGATAATAAGTGAACTATAAATTCATCGTTTTGGGGTTTCGTACAATCAGCAGGTTCtctaaaaacatttattttgagtggcgtccatcatgggcaacacctctcaccccctacatgacaatgtggggtccctgagcagctccttcagcagcagactgttacacccacggtgtaagaaggagaggttccgcaggtccttcatcccggctgcagtcaggctctacaacaccagcaccacctgataatgttgtagtccctgtctattatctttatctccactcaacctctcaccatagctgtatttgtatttttatttttgttatttatttttaatttttttactcagatcactactatgcacaataatattcaacactttacatctatatttatatcatggtcacttataatggttacattgcaatatttatattttcctttatactatcttgtagtattatttattttatggtcacttacttttaattattttttctgtatcatggtcactactgttgcaatattacttataatacttttgttttcattacaataacactcacatcactccactttctccccagtacctgcttttgcacagtgtctgttttgcaggttgtttttgttttctgtatatttttactctcattatgtgtagtttagtagtgtatatattttgatctttcttttttattgttgcttcggcactgttatttaaattcagtttttctcttttttgctgtaacaagtgaatttccccgttgtgtggataaataaagaaatctaatctaatctaatatccACTGCGTTTTCAATATTTGCTCTGTTCACCTGCGCAGGTAATAAGTCCGACCTCCTGGATCAGCGGCAGGTGTTGTTCGAGGACGCCTGCACTCTGGCAGAAAACAACGGTGTCCTCGCTGCTCTAGAAACCTCAGCCAAGGAGGCCCAGAACGTGGATACGGCATTCAACCTCATGGCCCGGGAGCTGCTGGCACGCAACGGCATGCCGATGGTGGACGAGGCTTCTCAAGACCCGTCTCAGTTCATGCTGAATAACAGCTCTCACCCTGTGTTTGGTACTGGGTCTTCAGATAAAAAGTGTGGGTGCTGAGCGGACTGAGAGAGGAATGTGTAGATTAAGAATTGTCTGAAAAAATTGTGACGGCAGCCTGAAAActaaatgtatgtttaaaacaaaaagagcaGGGAGGttatttacatgatttttttaaagaagtgcATCGTTGTATTGTGTGAATCAATGTaggttttg
This window encodes:
- the LOC133009047 gene encoding ras-related protein Rab-19, whose translation is MQLCRWAGSWRSHLPGQSAGPEIEDSFDFLFKIILIGDSDVGKTCVVQRFKSGIFIEKQQNTIGVDFTVRTLDIDGKKIKMQVWDTAGQERFRTITQSYYRSAHGAMVAYDISRRNTFESVPHWIREVEQYGASSVVLILIGNKSDLLDQRQVLFEDACTLAENNGVLAALETSAKEAQNVDTAFNLMARELLARNGMPMVDEASQDPSQFMLNNSSHPVFGTGSSDKKCGC
- the ccdc34 gene encoding coiled-coil domain-containing protein 34 isoform X1 — its product is MSLFSRPRLVMSGAGGIMQDYRLDMSGAGEKMQDYRLDMSGAGEKMQDYRLDMSGAVEKMQDCRLVMSEAKEKIQDFLGFASEVFSSTPLKSSGREGHVHAPGGMGDGVLSEDEDTFSLLSPIYHDSFESEEEEEEDLELSPAEEDSPRQSLQSGLSLSPVRCELPKRPVEQLLRSAVQPAASPTLGAWEMWLVNKAKKDRLELEKKAEKEGLLKEKQKQEERERERKKKVMEEKIQEWLKIKTDQEKHEQLVKQWKEEEEMQWRLENQREIEQKAQLKYRAWLQKKNREKVEKEKQEKEEAELKEEQEKERRKRAEQKFKEWVTATNEKSRTVPKSPCCPTTSPYDKTYPSPSYVNPIPWKPIHTPPPETSLKKTTGNKPQKQRKNQQSSRTTYRLRNVVSAAQMLPGR
- the ccdc34 gene encoding coiled-coil domain-containing protein 34 isoform X3 gives rise to the protein MSGAGGIMQDYRLDMSGAGEKMQDYRLDMSGAGEKMQDYRLDMSGAVEKMQDCRLVMSEAKEKIQDFLGFASEVFSSTPLKSSGREGHVHAPGGMGDGVLSEDEDTFSLLSPIYHDSFESEEEEEEDLELSPAEEDSPRQSLQSGLSLSPVRCELPKRPVEQLLRSAVQPAASPTLGAWEMWLVNKAKKDRLELEKKAEKEGLLKEKQKQEERERERKKKVMEEKIQEWLKIKTDQEKHEQLVKQWKEEEEMQWRLENQREIEQKAQLKYRAWLQKKNREKVEKEKQEKEEAELKEEQEKERRKRAEQKFKEWVTATNEKSRTVPKSPCCPTTSPYDKTYPSPSYVNPIPWKPIHTPPPETSLKKTTGNKPQKQRKNQQSSRTTYRLRNVVSAAQMLPGR
- the ccdc34 gene encoding coiled-coil domain-containing protein 34 isoform X2, yielding MSLFRPRLVMSGAGGIMQDYRLDMSGAGEKMQDYRLDMSGAGEKMQDYRLDMSGAVEKMQDCRLVMSEAKEKIQDFLGFASEVFSSTPLKSSGREGHVHAPGGMGDGVLSEDEDTFSLLSPIYHDSFESEEEEEEDLELSPAEEDSPRQSLQSGLSLSPVRCELPKRPVEQLLRSAVQPAASPTLGAWEMWLVNKAKKDRLELEKKAEKEGLLKEKQKQEERERERKKKVMEEKIQEWLKIKTDQEKHEQLVKQWKEEEEMQWRLENQREIEQKAQLKYRAWLQKKNREKVEKEKQEKEEAELKEEQEKERRKRAEQKFKEWVTATNEKSRTVPKSPCCPTTSPYDKTYPSPSYVNPIPWKPIHTPPPETSLKKTTGNKPQKQRKNQQSSRTTYRLRNVVSAAQMLPGR